The proteins below are encoded in one region of Streptomyces roseirectus:
- the ctaD gene encoding cytochrome c oxidase subunit I: MGTQTVTETALPVRSGRVVVDWLTTTDHKKIGHLYLITSFAFFLAGGVMALLMRAELARPGLQLMDNNQFNQLFTMHGTIMLLLFATPSFAGFANELMPLQIGAPDVAFPRLNMLSYWLFLFGGLIVMASLFVPDGPAAFGWFAYAPLNSSVHSPGVGPDLWIMGLALAGFGTILGAVNFITTIIGMRAPGMTMFRMPIFTWNTLFTSILILLAFPVLAAALLCLEADRRFGSHIFDAANGGALLWQHLFWFFGHPEVYIIALPFFGIVSEIIPVFSRKPIFGYLTLVGATMAITGLSVVVWAHHMFATGSVLLPFFSFMSFLIAVPTGVKFFNWTGTMLKGSLSFETPMLWATGFLVTFLFGGLTGVILASPPMDFHVTDTYFVVAHFHYVVFGTVVFAVFAGFHFWWPKFTGKLLDERLGKVHFWTLFTGFHTTFLVQHWLGAEGMPRRYADYLAADGFTALNTVSSIGAFLLGLSTLPFLYNVWKTAKYGTRVETDDPWGYGRSLEWATSCPPPRHNFTTLPRIRSESPAFDLHHPEHTERR; encoded by the coding sequence ATGGGGACTCAGACCGTGACGGAGACCGCGCTGCCGGTACGCAGCGGGCGGGTGGTCGTGGACTGGCTGACCACCACGGACCACAAGAAGATCGGCCACCTGTACCTGATCACGTCGTTCGCGTTCTTCCTCGCGGGCGGGGTGATGGCCCTGCTGATGCGGGCCGAACTCGCCCGCCCGGGGCTCCAGCTGATGGACAACAACCAGTTCAACCAGTTGTTCACGATGCACGGCACGATCATGCTGCTGCTCTTCGCGACACCCAGCTTCGCCGGGTTCGCCAACGAGCTGATGCCGCTGCAGATCGGCGCCCCCGACGTCGCGTTCCCCCGACTGAACATGTTGTCGTACTGGCTGTTCCTGTTCGGCGGCCTCATCGTGATGGCGTCGCTGTTCGTGCCGGACGGCCCCGCCGCCTTCGGCTGGTTCGCCTACGCGCCGCTCAACAGCTCGGTCCACTCCCCCGGCGTCGGCCCGGACCTGTGGATCATGGGGCTCGCGCTGGCCGGGTTCGGGACGATCCTCGGCGCGGTCAACTTCATCACGACGATCATCGGGATGCGGGCACCCGGCATGACGATGTTCCGGATGCCGATCTTCACGTGGAACACGCTGTTCACGTCGATCCTGATCCTGCTCGCGTTCCCCGTGCTCGCGGCGGCGCTGCTCTGCCTCGAAGCCGACCGGCGCTTCGGCTCGCACATCTTCGACGCGGCCAACGGCGGCGCGCTGCTGTGGCAGCACCTCTTCTGGTTCTTCGGGCATCCCGAGGTCTACATCATCGCCCTGCCGTTCTTCGGGATCGTCTCGGAGATCATCCCCGTCTTCTCCCGCAAGCCGATCTTCGGCTACCTCACGCTGGTCGGCGCGACGATGGCGATCACCGGGCTGTCCGTCGTCGTCTGGGCCCACCACATGTTCGCCACCGGCTCGGTCCTGCTGCCGTTCTTCTCGTTCATGAGCTTCCTCATCGCCGTCCCGACCGGCGTGAAGTTCTTCAACTGGACGGGGACGATGCTCAAGGGGTCGCTCTCCTTCGAGACGCCGATGCTGTGGGCGACCGGCTTCCTCGTGACGTTCCTCTTCGGCGGCCTCACCGGCGTCATCCTCGCCTCACCGCCGATGGACTTCCACGTCACCGACACGTACTTCGTCGTCGCCCACTTCCACTACGTCGTCTTCGGGACCGTCGTCTTCGCCGTCTTCGCCGGGTTCCACTTCTGGTGGCCCAAGTTCACCGGCAAACTCCTCGACGAACGCCTCGGCAAGGTCCACTTCTGGACCCTCTTCACCGGCTTTCACACCACCTTCCTCGTCCAGCACTGGCTGGGCGCCGAGGGCATGCCCCGCCGCTACGCCGACTACCTCGCGGCCGACGGCTTCACGGCCCTCAACACGGTCTCCTCGATCGGCGCGTTCCTCCTGGGCCTGTCCACCCTCCCCTTCCTCTACAACGTCTGGAAAACGGCCAAGTACGGCACCCGCGTGGAGACCGACGACCCCTGGGGCTACGGCCGCTCCCTCGAATGGGCCACCTCCTGCCCGCCCCCACGCCACAACTTCACCACCCTCCCCCGCATCCGCTCGGAGTCCCCGGCCTTCGACCTCCACCACCCGGAACACACGGAACGAAGGTGA